The following coding sequences are from one Diprion similis isolate iyDipSimi1 chromosome 9, iyDipSimi1.1, whole genome shotgun sequence window:
- the LOC124410555 gene encoding F-box only protein 21-like isoform X1: MVSEALITSMPHEVIEYMLECENVKMTDIINLALTCRHLYITITGSNKLWRAKFFQRWPDLREIYETTERTKERVSNWLDEIKKSVMYRKRLRHQLSLMSAKYYRKQELSNSDLTEFDVSPNLSFGGYLLPRHILIDELITLINCPAKRSNLTHKYYAYKVVRYLRQNCLREEWQTYINLPDKEQILERGAVLVAQWSQPELRISYSSISATLDRIADQVKEHLREHNPSHPIFSTSEDKFELWKLANIDDNQWGCANSRQVIAALCEVMFKRLCFYGNSEMFYSSENSFINRVLEKKHGIPITLAIVFESIARRLGVRCEPVSFPAHFLLRWKEKYTLPESEEDESFYIDVFNGGQLLTKSSCPKISGTSRCPIQRYNIHNAATAIEVIGRMANNLEVAGRQRTQLNNRAARLRSALELLHLVQPYDTSTILHLARFYMLHQMDLAGLVNTLNTIQQDLENGSRGQANHILQMLHDYERHMKDVSEEHILPKKRRPEVMYAIGLIMRHRSYDYLCVITGWDPQCAATTEWMAEMGVEDLSGGSNQPFYNVFAEDGSSRYAAQENLMLAFPPKWVNHYEIGRYFCRFNETHYVPNEEKAREYPEDEEIRVRILEANYIYSRN; the protein is encoded by the exons ATGGTCTCCGAAGCGTTGATAACTTCAATGCCGCATGAAGTAATCGAGTATATGCTGGAGTGTGAAAATGTCAAGATGACTGACATCATAAACCTCGCCTTGACTTGCAGACACTTGTATATAACAATTACAGGGAGCAACAAACTCTGGAGagcgaaatttttccaaag GTGGCCAGATCTAAGagaaatttacgaaacaacCGAGAGGACCAAAGAACGAGTGTCGAATTGGTTggatgagataaaaaaatctgtgatgTACAGAAAGAGATTGCGGCATCAACTGTCTCTCATGTCTGCCAAATACTATAGAAAACAAGAGCTTTCTAATTCCGATTTGACCGAATTCGATGTTTCACCGAATTTGTCATTTGGAGGATATCTGCTACCACGCCATATCCTGATTGACGAGCTCATTACACTTATCAACTGTCCAGCAAA AAGAAGCAACTTGACCCATAAGTACTACGCTTACAAAGTCGTAAGATACCTTCGACAAAATTGCTTAAGAGAAGAGTGGCAGACATATATCAATCTTCCGGATAAAGAACAGATTTTAGAACGAGGTGCCGTTTTGGTCGCTCAATGGAGTCAGCCAGAGTTGAGAATTTCTTATTCGTCTATATCCGCGACATTAGATAGGATCGCTGATCAAGTAAAAGAACACCTGAGGGAGCATAATCCTTCtcatccaattttttcaacctctgAAGACAAATTCGAGTTGTGGAAATTGGCAAACATTGATGATAATCAATGGGGCTGTGCAAATTCGAGACAAGTCATCGCCGCACTGTGTGAGGTCATGTTTAAACGCCTTTGTTTCTATGGAAATAGCGAGATGTTCTATTCGTCAGAGAATTCTTTTATTAACAGg gTACTCGAAAAAAAACACGGTATTCCTATTACGTTGGCAATAGTGTTTGAAAGTATAGCACGAAGGCTGGGAGTTCGGTGCGAGCCAGTCAGTTTTCCTGCCCACTTTTTATTACGTTGGAAAGAGAAGTA tACCCTCCCAGAATCTGAAGAAGATGAAAGTTTCTACATAGATGTATTTAATGGCGGGCAACTACTGACCAAAAGCAGTTGTCCTAAAATTAGCGGTACATCACGATGTCCCATTCAACGATATAACATTCACAATGCCGCAACTGCCATAGAG GTTATCGGACGTATGGCAAATAATTTGGAAGTAGCCGGTCGACAGCGCACTCAACTCAATAACAGAGCAGCTCGTCTACGTTCAGCCTTAGAGCTTTTACATCTTGTACAGCCATACGATACAAGTACTATACTACATCTTGCTCGCTTTTACATGCTTCATCAGATGGATCTAGCAGGTCTAGTCAACACGCTTAACACGATACAACAG GATCTGGAGAATGGGTCAAGAGGACAGGCTAATCACATTTTACAAATGCTCCACGATTATGAACGACACATGAAAGATGTTTCTGAG GAACACATATTgccaaaaaaaagaagaccaGAAGTAATGTATGCTATCGGGCTGATCATGAGGCACCGATCTTATGATTACTTGTGTGTAATAACGGGATGGGATCCACAATGCGCAGCTACAACGGAATGGATGGCTGAGATGGGTGTAGAGGACCTTTCCGGCGGCTCAAATCAACCCTTCTATAATGTTTTTGCTGAGGATGGGTCATCGCGTTATGCTGCCCAAG aGAATTTAATGCTTGCCTTCCCACCGAAGTGGGTAAATCACTACGAGATTGGAAGGTATTTCTGCAGATTTAATGAAACCCATTATGTACCAAACGAGGAAAAGGCAAGGGAGTATCCAGAAGACGAAGAGATAAGAGTTCGCATACTGGAAGCTAATTATATTTA CTCCaggaattga
- the LOC124410555 gene encoding F-box only protein 21-like isoform X2, whose amino-acid sequence MVSEALITSMPHEVIEYMLECENVKMTDIINLALTCRHLYITITGSNKLWRAKFFQRWPDLREIYETTERTKERVSNWLDEIKKSVMYRKRLRHQLSLMSAKYYRKQELSNSDLTEFDVSPNLSFGGYLLPRHILIDELITLINCPAKRSNLTHKYYAYKVVRYLRQNCLREEWQTYINLPDKEQILERGAVLVAQWSQPELRISYSSISATLDRIADQVKEHLREHNPSHPIFSTSEDKFELWKLANIDDNQWGCANSRQVIAALCEVMFKRLCFYGNSEMFYSSENSFINRVLEKKHGIPITLAIVFESIARRLGVRCEPVSFPAHFLLRWKEKYTLPESEEDESFYIDVFNGGQLLTKSSCPKISGTSRCPIQRYNIHNAATAIEVIGRMANNLEVAGRQRTQLNNRAARLRSALELLHLVQPYDTSTILHLARFYMLHQMDLAGLVNTLNTIQQDLENGSRGQANHILQMLHDYERHMKDVSEEHILPKKRRPEVMYAIGLIMRHRSYDYLCVITGWDPQCAATTEWMAEMGVEDLSGGSNQPFYNVFAEDGSSRYAAQENLMLAFPPKWVNHYEIGRYFCRFNETHYVPNEEKAREYPEDEEIRVRILEANYI is encoded by the exons ATGGTCTCCGAAGCGTTGATAACTTCAATGCCGCATGAAGTAATCGAGTATATGCTGGAGTGTGAAAATGTCAAGATGACTGACATCATAAACCTCGCCTTGACTTGCAGACACTTGTATATAACAATTACAGGGAGCAACAAACTCTGGAGagcgaaatttttccaaag GTGGCCAGATCTAAGagaaatttacgaaacaacCGAGAGGACCAAAGAACGAGTGTCGAATTGGTTggatgagataaaaaaatctgtgatgTACAGAAAGAGATTGCGGCATCAACTGTCTCTCATGTCTGCCAAATACTATAGAAAACAAGAGCTTTCTAATTCCGATTTGACCGAATTCGATGTTTCACCGAATTTGTCATTTGGAGGATATCTGCTACCACGCCATATCCTGATTGACGAGCTCATTACACTTATCAACTGTCCAGCAAA AAGAAGCAACTTGACCCATAAGTACTACGCTTACAAAGTCGTAAGATACCTTCGACAAAATTGCTTAAGAGAAGAGTGGCAGACATATATCAATCTTCCGGATAAAGAACAGATTTTAGAACGAGGTGCCGTTTTGGTCGCTCAATGGAGTCAGCCAGAGTTGAGAATTTCTTATTCGTCTATATCCGCGACATTAGATAGGATCGCTGATCAAGTAAAAGAACACCTGAGGGAGCATAATCCTTCtcatccaattttttcaacctctgAAGACAAATTCGAGTTGTGGAAATTGGCAAACATTGATGATAATCAATGGGGCTGTGCAAATTCGAGACAAGTCATCGCCGCACTGTGTGAGGTCATGTTTAAACGCCTTTGTTTCTATGGAAATAGCGAGATGTTCTATTCGTCAGAGAATTCTTTTATTAACAGg gTACTCGAAAAAAAACACGGTATTCCTATTACGTTGGCAATAGTGTTTGAAAGTATAGCACGAAGGCTGGGAGTTCGGTGCGAGCCAGTCAGTTTTCCTGCCCACTTTTTATTACGTTGGAAAGAGAAGTA tACCCTCCCAGAATCTGAAGAAGATGAAAGTTTCTACATAGATGTATTTAATGGCGGGCAACTACTGACCAAAAGCAGTTGTCCTAAAATTAGCGGTACATCACGATGTCCCATTCAACGATATAACATTCACAATGCCGCAACTGCCATAGAG GTTATCGGACGTATGGCAAATAATTTGGAAGTAGCCGGTCGACAGCGCACTCAACTCAATAACAGAGCAGCTCGTCTACGTTCAGCCTTAGAGCTTTTACATCTTGTACAGCCATACGATACAAGTACTATACTACATCTTGCTCGCTTTTACATGCTTCATCAGATGGATCTAGCAGGTCTAGTCAACACGCTTAACACGATACAACAG GATCTGGAGAATGGGTCAAGAGGACAGGCTAATCACATTTTACAAATGCTCCACGATTATGAACGACACATGAAAGATGTTTCTGAG GAACACATATTgccaaaaaaaagaagaccaGAAGTAATGTATGCTATCGGGCTGATCATGAGGCACCGATCTTATGATTACTTGTGTGTAATAACGGGATGGGATCCACAATGCGCAGCTACAACGGAATGGATGGCTGAGATGGGTGTAGAGGACCTTTCCGGCGGCTCAAATCAACCCTTCTATAATGTTTTTGCTGAGGATGGGTCATCGCGTTATGCTGCCCAAG aGAATTTAATGCTTGCCTTCCCACCGAAGTGGGTAAATCACTACGAGATTGGAAGGTATTTCTGCAGATTTAATGAAACCCATTATGTACCAAACGAGGAAAAGGCAAGGGAGTATCCAGAAGACGAAGAGATAAGAGTTCGCATACTGGAAGCTAATTATATTTA A